One Triticum dicoccoides isolate Atlit2015 ecotype Zavitan chromosome 4B, WEW_v2.0, whole genome shotgun sequence genomic window carries:
- the LOC119295701 gene encoding very-long-chain aldehyde decarbonylase GL1-11 → MAATPLDSAWEWLITNFSEFQLATVVTFVLHESVFFLSGFPSLLFERFGLFAKYKIQKKSNTSAYQNRCVMRLILYHVCVNLPVMIFSYPAFKFMGLRSSLPLPHWTVIVSQVLFYFILEDFIFYWGHRALHTKWLYKHVHSVHHEYATPFGLTSEYAHPAEILFLGFATVVGPALTGPHLFTLWLWMVLRVLETVEAHSGYHFPWSPSNFLPLYGGSDFHDYHHRVLYTKSGNYASTFVYMDWLFGTDKGYRKTKAIEGEEGKHL, encoded by the exons ATGGCGGCCACGCCCCTCGACTCCGCCTGGGAG TGGCTGATCACCAACTTCAGCGAGTTCCAGCTGGCCACCGTCGTCACCTTCGTCCTCCACGAgagcgtcttcttcctctccggcttcCCCTCCCTCCTCTTCGAGCGCTTCGGACTCTTCGCCAAGTACAAGATCCAG AAGAAGAGCAACACTTCTGCTTACCAGAACAGATGTGTCATGCGTCTCATTCTCTACCATGTCTGTGTGAATTTGCCAGTCATGATTTTCTCCTATCCTGCCTTTAAGTTCATGGGGCTGAGGAGCTCACTTCCTCTGCCACACTG GACGGTCATTGTATCTCAAGTTCTTTTTTATTTTATACTCGAAGATTTCATATTCTATTGGGGGCACAGGGCTCTGCATACCAAATGGCTATACAAGCATGTCCACAGTGTGCATCATGA ATATGCTACACCATTCGGCTTAACTTCAGAATATGCACACCCTGCTGAAATTTTGTTCCTGGGGTTTGCCACGGTTGTTGGTCCTGCCCTCACCGGCCCTCACTTGTTCACCCTTTGGCTGTGGATGGTTTTGAGGGTGTTAGAGACGGTTGAAGCTCACAGTGGATATCACTTCCCTTGGAGCCCATCAAACTTCCTGCCACTGTATGGAGG CTCTGACTTCCATGACTACCATCATCGTGTGCTCTACACCAAGTCAGGGAACTACGCCTCTACTTTTGTTTACATGGACTG GTTGTTTGGCACCGATAAGGGTTATCGCAAGACAAAAGCCATTGAAGGGGAAGAAGGGAAGCATTTGTAA
- the LOC119295700 gene encoding tropinone reductase homolog At2g29290-like has translation MAGVTSDSSQETMSHRWNLAGMTALVTGGTKGIGLAIVEELAGLGAKVHTCARNAAGLDKCRRRWQSKGLHQLVTASVCNVSVRGDREALVATVRDLFHGKLHILVNNAGLSLYKAAADTTPEEYARLMATNLDPCFHLSQLAHPLLRQAGASSVLLISSVTGYIAYPALSVYSLTKGGMHQLARSLAAEWATHGIRVNSVAPGGIDTDISTTTLATDPTMARRLADMETARVPMRRFGKPHEVAAVVAFLCMPGAGYITGQVICVDGGRTIAAKL, from the exons ATGGCAGGTGTCACATCGGATTCTTCACAGGAGACGATGAGTCACCGGTGGAACCTCGCCGGCATGACGGCGCTCGTCACCGGAGGAACCAAGGGGATCGG GCTTGCCATCGTGGAGGAGCTGGCCGGGCTCGGCGCCAAGGTGCACACCTGCGCACGCAACGCCGCCGGCCTGGACAAATGCCGGCGGCGATGGCAGAGCAAGGGCCTCCACCAGCTGGTCACCGCCTCCGTCTGCAACGTCTCCGTGCGCGGCGACAGGGAGGCCCTCGTCGCCACGGTCCGCGACCTCTTCCACGGCAAGCTCCACATCCTCGTCAACAACGCCGGCCTGTCCCTCTACAAGGCGGCCGCGGACACCACGCCGGAGGAGTACGCCCGTCTCATGGCCACCAACCTCGACCCCTGCTTCCACCTCTCCCAGCTCGCGCACCCGCTGCTCCGCCAGGCCGGGGCCTCCTCCGTGCTGCTCATCTCCTCCGTCACCGGCTACATCGCCTACCCGGCGCTCTCGGTTTACTCGCTCACCAAGGGGGGCATGCACCAGCTCGCCAGGAGCCTGGCCGCTGAGTGGGCGACGCACGGCATCCGCGTCAACAGCGTCGCGCCGGGCGGCATCGACACCGATATCTCCACCACCACGCTCGCCACCGACCCAACCATGGCGCGGAGGCTCGCCGACATGGAGACGGCGCGCGTGCCCATGCGCCGCTTCGGCAAGCCCCACGAAGTCGCCGCGGTCGTCGCCTTCCTCTGCATGCCCGGCGCCGGGTACATCACGGGCCAGGTCATATGCGTTGATGGCGGACGCACAATAGCAGCCAAGCTATGA